The genomic DNA ACGGAGACGGCGACGCCGATCTGGCTGTAGCAAATCAGAACAGCGACAACGTCTCCGTGCTGCTGAACAACGGCGATGGCACCTTCGCGCCCGATGTGCCCTACGGCGCCGGACTCGTGCCCCAGTCCGTGGTCATTGGCGACTTGGACAACGACGGCGACACCGACCTCGCCGTGGCGAACTTCGGCGGCGACAACGTTTCTGTGCTGCTGAACAACGGCGATGGCACCTTCGCGCCCGATGTGCTCTTGGGCGCGGGAGGCGGTCCCCGAGCCGTTGCGATCGGCGACCTAGACGGGGACGGCGACGCCGATCTGGCCGTGGCGAACGACAGCGACAACGTCAGCGTGCTGCTGAACCAGTGCGGCCCGTTCATGCCGGTCATCACAACACAGCCAGCCTCGGTCCTGTTGCCGGTGGGCGGTGGCATCGCGCAACTGAGCGTGACCGCGAGCGGGACACCGCCGCTGGCGTTCCAGTGGCGGCGCGACGGCGTCGCGCTGACCGACGGCGGCAACATCTCCGGCGCGACCACGCCCGATCTCACCATCTTCGCCACGCTCCAGGACACCGGCGCGTACAACGTGGTGGTGAGCAATTCGTTTGAAAG from Planctomycetota bacterium includes the following:
- a CDS encoding FG-GAP-like repeat-containing protein; amino-acid sequence: LAVANSGLFGGGDNVSVLLNNGDGTFAEDVLYGAGDSPFSVAIGDLDGDGDADLAVANEFTDNVSVLLNNGDGTFAPDVLYEAGSGPRAVAIGDLDGDGDTDLAVANQSSNNVSVLLNNGDATFALDVTYGAGSGPSSVDIGDLDGDGDADLAVANQNSDNVSVLLNNGDGTFAPDVPYGAGLVPQSVVIGDLDNDGDTDLAVANFGGDNVSVLLNNGDGTFAPDVLLGAGGGPRAVAIGDLDGDGDADLAVANDSDNVSVLLNQCGPFMPVITTQPASVLLPVGGGIAQLSVTASGTPPLAFQWRRDGVALTDGGNISGATTPDLTIFATLQDTGAYNVVVSNSFE